ACCGGTCGTGGGCACTCCTGATGTCCAGACACGGATCGAGGAGCTTGGAGTGCGGGTGTATGCGGGCGACGTGGTCGACCCGGTTGACCGCCGTCGGCATTCGAGCGCCAAGTTGTGCAGAGCCATCGGGAAGGTTATCGCCTGACGTGTCGTTTACCGCCGAAGTCAAAGACGAGCTCTCACGTGTCGAGCCCAAGCGGCAGTGCTGTCCGCGGGCTGAACTGGCTGCGCTCGTCCGTGTCGAGGGTACGCTCCATATCACGGGACGCGAACGGTATCGCCTTGAGATCGCGACAGAGACAGCTCCGGTCGCCCGCAAGACGATCAAGCTCCTCCACGGGATATACGACCTGAAGACCGAACTCACAGTCCGCCGCAGCGTGCTTCACAAGACTAACAACTACCTCATCACCGTTGTCAGCCAACCGCGCCTTCCGCAGGCGCTAAACGAGCTGGGGATTCTCGATGACTCGACAAATCTCACGTATGGCATCACCCCTCGGCTGGTACGCCGCGATTGCTGTGCGATCGCGTACCTGCGCGGCGCGTTTCTCGGCGGCGGGTTTGTAGCGAATCCGCACGGTGACTTTCACTTCGAACTCACCGCAGAGACCGAGCGGCTCGCGGTCGACCTGGCCGCTCTTATGGGTCGCTTCGGGATACACGCTAAGATCACACAACGCAGAGGGCTTCAAGCGGTATACCTGAAGGGTGCCGAGCCGATTGTCACGTTTCTCGCACTCGTGGGAGCGCATCGCGCGCTCCTTCGCACGGAAGATGTCCGGATCATGAAGTCGATGCGAAACGAGGTGAATCGCCTCGTCAACGCGGAAACCGCAAACATCCAGAAATCTGCTGAGGCCGCGATGACGCAGCTTGAAACGATACGGGTGCTCAAGGCGACACGCGGCCTCGGCACGCTGCCGCCCGCACTTCGCGAGCTGGCCGAGCTTCGGTTGGAGCATCCCGACGTCAGTTTGCGTGAGCTTGGCGAACTTGCGGACCCGCCCCTCTCGAAATCGGCGGTATATCATAGGATTCGGCGTCTCGAGGAGCTTGCGTCGAAACACGGGGCAGTGCGGGAATAGGGTATGAGATTCAAGAACTCGGCAGGCAGGTGTTCGCGCGCGGATCGCGGCGGACGCTCGAGTGGCGGACGCTGAGAGCGAGGGCCACTCCGACAAGGAGGGAGTCACTGTGGCGATCAAAGTGGGCATCAACGGGTTCGGGCGGATAGGCCGCCTCGTCTACCGGGCGTGTGCGGCCGATCCTGCCATCGAGGTCGTGGCGGTAAACGACCTCACCGACGCGAAGACGCTCGCGCACCTTCTCAAGTACGACTCGGTCCATGGGCGTTTTGGCAACGCCGTCGAGGTCACCGATGAAGGTTTTAGTGTCGACGGGAGCTTTGTGAAAGTGCTCTCAGAGCGCGATCCGGCCGTTCTCCCCTGGGGAGCGCTCGGTGCTGAAGTAATCGTTGAGTCCACGGGGTTTTTCACCGACGGGATAAAGGCGCGAGCACACCTCGACGCGGGCGCGTCGAAGGTGGTTATCTCGGCACCGGCGACTAATGAGGACATCACGGTGGTCATCGGGGTCAATGAGGACGAGTACGATGCATCGAAGCATCACATCGTCTCGAACGCGTCGTGCACCACCAACTGCCTCGCGCCGTTTGCCAAGGTGCTCCGTGACGAGTTTGGCCTCGTGCGTGGTTTCATGAACACCATCCACAGCTACACCAACGACCAGGTCACGCTCGACGCGCCGCACAAGGATCTACGGCGCGCACGCACCGCGGCGGCGTCTATCATCCCCACATCGACCGGGGCGGCCAAGGCCATCGGTCTCGTGATGCCGGACATGAAGGGCAAGCTCGACGGGATGTCGATGCGTGTGCCTACCCCGGATGGATCCGTTGTCGACCTTGTCGCCGAACTTGCGCGCGATGTCACCGTCGAGGAGATCAACGCGGCGATGAAGAAGGCGGCGGACGGTCCGATGCGAGGGATTCTCGAGTACTGCACCGACCCGATCGTCTCGGTCGATGTTGTTGGCAACCCCGCTTCCTCGGTCTTCGATTCCCTCCAGACCATGGTCATGGGCGGTGGTTCTGGCAACTTCGTGAAGTGCGTGTCGTGGTACGACAACGAGTGGGGTTACTCCAATCGGGTTAAGGATCTCGTGAAGCTGCTCGTCGCGTAGTGCCGGAGGTGTGATGTTTGACAAGTTGACCGTAAAGGACGTCGATGTCCGCGGTAAGCGGGTGCTTGTTCGCGTAGATTTCAACGTGCCCCTTCACGACGGGTCTGTCGCCGATGACACGCGGATACGGGCATCTCTTCCCACACTGCGCTATCTAGTGGACCACGGCGCGCGCGTCATCGTGATGAGTCACCTTGGACGTCCTGACGGAGCGCCCGACGCCCGATACTCGCTTCGGCCGGTCCGGAGGGTGTTGCAGCACCTCATCGGCCGGAACGTGGCGTTTTCCGACGAGGTAGTGGGTGGCGAGGCGGTCGAAGCGGTCCAGCGCATGGTCGACGGCGAGATACTTATGCTTGAGAATGTCCGTTTTCACCCAGGCGAGAAGGCAAACGACCCCGCCTTCGCTCGTGAGCTTGCGTCCATCGGCGACCTTTACGTCAACGACGCATTTGGCGCGGCCCATCGAGCGCACGCGTCTACCGCGGGACTGGCGTCGTATCTTCCCGCGTATGCGGGTATGTTGCTCGCGCGCGAGGTGGAAACGCTCTCAAGCATGCTCCTGACGCCCGAGCGTCCGTTCGTCGCCATTTTGGGCGGCAGCAAGGTCTCGGACAAGTTTGGAGTGATTGACCGCCTGCTCGAGTGCGCGGACACCCTCATCATCGGAGGCGGCATGTGCTTCACGCTGCTCGTGGCAAAGGGTGTCGATGTTGGCAAGAGCCTTGTGGAAGAAGAGTGGATCGAGCCGGCCAAAGCGATGCTCGCCAAAGCGGCCGGGAACGGTGTCGAACTCATGCTCCCAGTTGACTTCGTGGTGGCAGATGAGATTTCCGACGATGCTGACACCGTGGTTGTCGGCCGTGAGGAGATACCAGCGGACTCGATGGGACTCGACATCGGACCTACCACAGTAGAGCTGTTCAAAGGAGCGATATCCGACGCAAAGACGGTCTTTTGGAATGGACCGATGGGTGTTTTCGAGATGAAGCCGTTTGAATCCGGCACGAAGGCGATAGCGATTGCGGTAGCGCGCAACACCCGCGCGGTTTCCGTGGTGGGCGGCGGGGATTCCGTTGCCGCCCTAAAGAAATTCGACTTGGAGGAGCGCGTCACGTTCGTCTCAACGGGAGGCGGCGCATCGATGAAACTGGTGGAGGGCTCGGTGCTACCGGGTATCGAGGCTCTTCTCGACGCATAGGAGGAACGTGGTGGCGAGACGACCGATGGTTGCCGGCAATTGGAAGATGCACAAGACCGCCGGGGAAGGAGCGATCCTCACCCAGAACATCGAGTCGCTTGTGAGCGGATTTTGGGACGATGTTGATGTCGTGGTGTGCCCGCCGTTCACGGCGCTCAAGAGTGTTTCGACCGTCATAGAGCTCGACAAGCTTACGATGGGCCTCGGCGCACAAGACGTCTACTGGGAGCCCGACGGTGCGTTCACCGGCGCGATCTCAACACGCATGCTCGTCGATCTTCGGTGCGACTACGTGATAGTCGGCCACTCTGAACGCCGAGAGTACTTTGGCGAGACTGACGAGAGCGTGAACAAGAAGGTGCGCGCCGTGTTTTTGGCGGGGATGGTGCCGATCGTGTGCGTGGGAGAGTCACTCGCCACTCGAGAGGCGGGCGATACAGACGCGCACGTGCGAGCTCAGGTTCGCGCGGCTCTTGCGGGTGTGTCCGCCGAGGAGGCCGCGCGAGTGATCATCGCCTACGAACCGATATGGGCGATTGGCACTGGCCGCACGCCCACGCCTGAAAGCGCCAACGACGTCTCCCGCTCCATTCGGGCCACCGTCGGAGCGCTCTTCGGTCAACCGGCGGCGCTCTCAGCGCGTGTACTCTACGGCGGTTCAGTTAAGCCCGAGAATGCATCGATGTTCTTTACTGAACCTGATATCGACGGCGCGCTCGTGGGTGGCGCCGCGCTTGACGCTGGGTCCTTTGCGGCAATCGCCGAGGCTGCTCGGTGACGTACGGGCACAAGCCGCTCGTTCTCATCATCATGGACGGGTACGGTCTGGCCGATCCCGGGCCGGCAAATGCGATCGCGGCGGCGCACACCCCCGTGCTCGACGGGTTGTTCGCGAGTGAGCCGCATACGCGGTTGAGCGCCTCGGGCCGTGCGGTCGGATTGCCTGACGGTCAGATGGGCAACTCAGAGGTCGGGCACCTCAACATCGGTGCGGGGAGGGTCGTCTACCAGGAACTCACTCGGATCGACGCGGCCATCGAGGACGGTTCAATCTTTGAGAACCTGATTCTCGCGGAGACCATCGACGCCACGGTTGCCGCCGGTAACGCCATCCACTTCATGGGGCTCCTTTCTGACGGTGGGGTCCACTCCCACAGGGAGCACCTCTACGCGCTCGTGCGGATGGCTGCGCGTCGAGGTGCCGAACGCATCGCCGTTCACTGCTTCCTCGACGGGCGTGACGTTTCGCCGACATCAGGTGCACGTTTCATCTCCGATCTCAACGAGTTTTTCGCGACCACGGGTGCGGGCGGGATCGCAACCGTCATGGGCCGCTACTACGCGATGGATCGTGACGAACGTTGGGAGCGAATCGAGAAGGCCTGGCGCGCGATGGTCTTAGGCGAGGGTGTGGCGACGGAGGATCCGCTGTCCGCTGTTGAGCATTCGTATGCCACGGGAGTGACGGATGAGTTCGTGCTTCCCATAGTGGTGCACGATGGCGACGCTCCCGTTGCGGTTGTGCGCGAAGGTGACGCGGTCGTGTTCTTTAACTTCCGGCCCGATCGTGCCCGGGAGCTCACGCGTGCGTTCGTGGACGCGTCCTTCGACCACTTCGCACGTCCACGCAGGCCAAAGACACGTTTCGTCTGTCTCACTGAGTACGATCCCACGATCCCCGCGCAGGTTGCGTTTTCAAAAGACATTCCGTCGTGCGTGCTCGCCGACGTGCTCGCCGACTCAGGGCTCCGTCAGCTCCATATCGCAGAGACTGAGAAGTACGCGCACGTCACCTTCTTTCTCAATGGCGGCGCCGAGATCCCCAAGCACGCAGAGGAAAGGATCCTCATCCCTAGCCCCAAAGTCCCCACGTACGACCTCAAACCAGAGATGAGCGCTCCTGAGGTCACTGAGGCGCTTGTCAGGGCGATCGAAGACGCGAAGGCTGATGTCTACATCGTCAACTACGCCAACTGCGACATGGTGGGTCACACAGGCGTGTTCGATGCGGCTGTCGCAGCTGTTCAGACGGTCGACGCGTGTGTGGGCCGGGTCGTCGAGGCGGTGCGGTCCCAGGGAGGCGCCGTGCTTGTCACGGCCGACCATGGAAACGCGGAGTGCATGCTCGAATCCGACGGATCGGGTCCGTTTACCGCGCACACGCTGTCAGACGTTCCGCTGATCGCCGTCGGTACGCAGGCGCGCGCTTTGGCTGACGGGGGCCGACTGTGCGACGTCAGCCCGACGGTGTGCGCGTTGCTCGGCATAGAAGCGCCCCAGGAGTGGACGGGCCGCAATCTGCTGGTATACTAAGCGTTTGCCACGGCGTTGCGGCGCAATCGAACGCGAACAAGGAGAGAGATTCGTGAATGTCCTAGTCGGCCTGCTGCTCATCATCCACATCGTAGCGTCACTGGCGCTCGTGTTGCTCATCCTCCTTCACTCGGGTAAGGGAACCGGGGTCTCGTCGATGTTCTCGGGAGTCATGCCTGCCACCGCGACAGGAACCGGCATCATCGAGAAGAACCTCGACAGACTAACCATCGCCGCTGCGGTCACGTTTACGGTAACTACGCTGCTACTCATGGTGACGTACACGCCAGGTGGTTAGCGCTTGCATCGATTTACGTTACATCGCATCAATAACCGGACCCTACTCAGGGTCCGGTTGCTTTAGATCGTCTACCTCCACTTTCCCTCCGAGCGTCGCGCTTGCCTTCGGACGATACAGGGTAGACACTTAGCGACGGTGCCGCGTGTGGACTCGGTGGTACCCGGTGATCGTCCCCAGCAGAAGGGGAGTTCACCACGCGAAGGGGCAGCGGCTGCAGTGGCCGCTCGTCAAAGGAAGGGAGGCGCTACGTTGTCTGGCAGATATCGCACGTCGCTTGCGCTATTGCTCGTATTTGGACTGGTGTTTTCGGTGTTTGGCGTGGCCGGGTGTGCACCCACCGCGCCGCAGGAGCCGGCGAACGGCGAAGAGCCGTCCGAGGAACCGGTCGCTGGCGGGACGTTCGTGTACTACATCTCACAGCCCGCGTATATCGATCCTGTGAATCTGCAGGAGTCCGAGGGAACCCAGGTAGGCCAGGTGCTCTTCGATAGCCTGGTCACGTTCGACTCACTCACATCTGAGGTGTTGCCCGCTGCAGCGGAGTCGTGGGAGTCCAACGAGGACGCGACCGTGTGGACGTTCAACCTTGTCCAGGGCGCGAAGTTCCACAACGGCCGTGAGGTGACCGCACAGGATTTCAAGTACGCATGGGAACGCATCTGTAACCCTGTGAACGAATCGGAGATCTCGTACCACCTTGCTCCGGTGAAGGGATACGATGAGATGCAGGATGGTACGGCCACCGAGCTTTCGGGTGTGCGTGTCGTCGATGACTATACTCTCGAGGTAACGCTTAACTATGCGTTCGCCGATTTCGAGTACGTCGTTGGCCATCCCGCGCTCGCCCCGGTTCCCGCTGAGGCGGTCGATGCGGGAGAGTTCGGCCGCATGCCGATAGGTAACGGCCCGTTCATGATGAGCGAGCCGTGGGCTGACGATCAGTATGTCAAGGTCGAGAGATTCGCCGATTACTACGGCGATGCGCCCTACATCGATGGAATCGAGTTCAAAATCCTCGCTGATTCAGATACCGCGTGGCTCGAGTTCCAGCAGGGCAACATAGACTTCACGCAGATCCCCACCGGTCAAATCCAGGCGACCGTCGATCAGTATGGTGAGAGCCTGGACGGCTACACCCTCAATCCTGGCAACCAGGTGACGCTCGGGACCGAGCTCGCGACGTACTTCCTGCTCGTGAACAACGAGGTGGAGGCGTTGAGCAACGTCGACGTGCGCCGTGCGATCTCCCTTGCGATAGATCGTCAGGCGATCTGCACGACGATCTTTGAGGACACCCGTGAGCCTGCCACCGGCATCGTGCCCGAGGGCATCTTCGGATTCCAGGAGAATGGCTTCGCGTATGCACGGTACGATGTCGAAGAGGCCAAGTCTTTGCTTGAGGCGGCTGGCTTCCCTGGTGGTGAGGGTATCCCCACTCTCGCACTCGCTTACAACACGGGCGCCGGACACGAAGACATACTGCAGCTCGTCCAAAACGACCTGAAGGCGATCGGGATCGAGACCGAGCTCGAGGGCATGGAGTGGGCGCAGTACCTCGACAAACTCGATGCGAAGGACTACGAGATGGGTCGTCTCGGCTGGATCGCCGACTACCCGATCATGGACAACTTCCTCTATCCGCTCTTCAAGTCAGACAGCGGAGACAACTACACCGGCTACAGCAACCCCGATATTGACGCCAAACTTGAAGAGGCTCGTCGTACCACCGACGACGCAGCGCGCATCGAACTCTATCGCGAGATCGAGCGCACGCTCGGCGAGGATACCCCGCTCATCCCGCTGATGTTCTACCGTCACTTCCATATCGCGTCAGACCGTGTAATGGATGGCGTCTATAGTCCCAAGGGACTGTTCGACTTCGATAAGGTATGGCTTAAGCAGTAGCGAGGATGGAACCCAATCCCGTCATCGCTTGCGCGTGAGTGACGATGCCGGGCCGCCCGTCTGGGCGGCCCGGCGCGTCGTTCGCTAGTAAGATTTGCGCGGTACATCTCGAAACGAGTCGCGATACATGCTTACGTACGCTGTTCGGCGCATACTTCAGATGATCCCGGTGCTCATCGGGGTCACGCTCATACTCTTCATACTCAGGGCGCCTGGCGTACTGCCCGGTGATCCGGTCCGGATGATCACCGGTGAGCGCGCGATCTCGGAAGCGTTGCGCGAGCAGATCGTCGCCAAGCACGCCCTCGATGAGCCGTTGTACGTCCAGTACGCCATCTACGTGCAGAATCTCCTGCAGGGTGATCTGGGCGAGTCGTTCCAACGGGGCCGACCCGTGCTCGATATCCTCGCGGAGAAGTTTCCAAATACGTTGCGGCTTGCGCTCGCCGCCATATTTGTCGAGATCATTCTCGGCATTGCGGCGGGGATCATATCTGCGATCCGGCGGTACTCATTCCTTGACGTCCTCCTGACGCTGTCCACGTCGGTACTCGTGTCAGTTCCCGTGTTCTGGCTCGGGATGCTCTTTCAGATACTCTTCGGCATCAAACTCAAAGAGTGGACAGGCGGCGCGTTTTTCTTGCCTATGTCACAGATGTCATCGAATCAGTTCCCTGACTGGGTCCACATTATCCTTCCGGCCATTACCCTGGCGTCGGTCTCGACAGCGTACGTGGCGCGCATTATGCGCAGCCAGATGCTCGAGGCGATGGGCCAGGACTACATACGCACCGCAGAGGCAAAGGGCCTCACCAGGCGCGCGGTGGTTTTTCGTCACGCGCTCAAAAACGCGCTCATACCTGTCGTCACGTTCATCGGAATCGATTTTGGCGTCATGATGAGCGGGGCCATTCTCACTGAAACAGTCTTTAGCTGGCCTGGGGTAGGACGCGAGATATTCCTCGCTGTAGGCCAGCGTGATTGGCCGATAGTGATGGGCGGGGTGATTGTCATCGTGTTCATCGTGATGATCATCAACCTCATCGTTGATTTGAGTTACGCCCTGCTCGATCCACGCATCAGGTACGGAGGAGGTGCCGGGCGATGACGGTCGCGTCGGCACCGAGCCGCACGCTCTGGGGGGATGCGTGGCGGCGCCTTAGAACGAACCCCTTCGCGATAGCGGGGCTTGTGTGGATCGCTTTCGTAGTCTTGATGGCGTTAAGCGCCGACCTGTGGGTGCCGCAGACCTTTGGTGACCCGCTGGCGGTCAACACGACCCCAGGAGCGAGCCTCGCACCGCCATCGCTTGAGCATCCGTTCGGTACCGACAAGCTCGGCCGCGACGTGTTCTCGCGGGTGGTGTACGGCGCACGTATTTCGCTCACGGTGGGCGTTCTCGCTGTCTCGATCTCCCTCGTAATCGGCCTGCTACTCGGCTCGCTTTCTGGCTACTACGGTCGCCTCGTCGACACCCTCGTAATGCGTTCAGCCGACGTGTTCTTTGCGTTTCCCTACATCCTGTTCGCGATCGCTCTCATCGCGGTGCTCGGCCCGAGCTACCGAAACGTCTTTATCGCGATCGGCATACTCGGCTGGCCGAGTATCGCGCGCGTTTTCCGCAGTTCGATACTCTCAGTCAAAGAAAACGAGTACGTCGACGCTGCTCGTGCGATGGGGGCCTCCGACGTCCGCATCATGTTTCGCCACATCATGCCCAACGCGATCGCTCCGATCATCGTCTACGGGACGATGAGTGTAGGTGGAGCCATAATCACCGAGGCCGCTCTGTCGTTTCTTGGGATGGGTGTCCAGCCTCCGACGCCGTCGTGGGGCCTGATGCTCTCCGATGCCAAATCGCTTATGTTTGCCGCTCCATGGCTCACTATCTGGCCCGGGTTCGCGATTCTGACCACCGTGCTCGCGTTCGTGTTCATGGGCGACGGGCTGCGCGACGCGCTCGATGTGAAGATGAAGGACTGAGCAAATGCCCGCACTTCTTGAGGTCAGAGACCTCCAGACGCACTTCACCACTCGCGACGGTGTCGTCAAGGCGGTCGATCGCGTGACGTTTACCCTTGAGCCCGGGAAGACCCTCGCGGTTGTTGGCGAGTCCGGCTCGGGCAAGTCCGTCACCGCGCTTTCGATCATGCGTCTCGTCGCTGGACCGAAGGGCAGTGTCGTTGGCGGTTCGGTGCTCTTCAAAGGCGAAGACATCCTAAAGATGGACGACGCCGGTGTCCGTAGCTTGCGCGGTGACCGTATCGCGATGATCTTTCAGGATCCGATGACCTCGCTCAATCCCGTGTTTCGAGTGGGCAGGCAGATCGGTGAATCACTCATTCTTCACAAGGGGATGAGCCGTGCGGAGGCGTTCGAACGCGCGGTCGAGTTGCTCGACGTGGTAGGTATCCCTAATCCACGGGATCGCGCCAAAGAGTATCCGCATCAGTACTCCGGAGGAATGCGGCAACGTGCGATGATCGCGATGGCCCTCGCGTGCGAGCCCGACATCCTCATTGCCGATGAGCCTACCACCGCGCTCGACGTGACGATCCAAGCGCAGATTCTGGAACTCATGGTCGCGATGCAGCAACGCACGGGTGCCGCGATCATCATGATCACTCACGATTTGGG
This DNA window, taken from Clostridiales bacterium, encodes the following:
- the gap gene encoding type I glyceraldehyde-3-phosphate dehydrogenase gives rise to the protein MAIKVGINGFGRIGRLVYRACAADPAIEVVAVNDLTDAKTLAHLLKYDSVHGRFGNAVEVTDEGFSVDGSFVKVLSERDPAVLPWGALGAEVIVESTGFFTDGIKARAHLDAGASKVVISAPATNEDITVVIGVNEDEYDASKHHIVSNASCTTNCLAPFAKVLRDEFGLVRGFMNTIHSYTNDQVTLDAPHKDLRRARTAAASIIPTSTGAAKAIGLVMPDMKGKLDGMSMRVPTPDGSVVDLVAELARDVTVEEINAAMKKAADGPMRGILEYCTDPIVSVDVVGNPASSVFDSLQTMVMGGGSGNFVKCVSWYDNEWGYSNRVKDLVKLLVA
- the secG gene encoding preprotein translocase subunit SecG, which codes for MNVLVGLLLIIHIVASLALVLLILLHSGKGTGVSSMFSGVMPATATGTGIIEKNLDRLTIAAAVTFTVTTLLLMVTYTPGG
- a CDS encoding ABC transporter permease; protein product: MLTYAVRRILQMIPVLIGVTLILFILRAPGVLPGDPVRMITGERAISEALREQIVAKHALDEPLYVQYAIYVQNLLQGDLGESFQRGRPVLDILAEKFPNTLRLALAAIFVEIILGIAAGIISAIRRYSFLDVLLTLSTSVLVSVPVFWLGMLFQILFGIKLKEWTGGAFFLPMSQMSSNQFPDWVHIILPAITLASVSTAYVARIMRSQMLEAMGQDYIRTAEAKGLTRRAVVFRHALKNALIPVVTFIGIDFGVMMSGAILTETVFSWPGVGREIFLAVGQRDWPIVMGGVIVIVFIVMIINLIVDLSYALLDPRIRYGGGAGR
- the tpiA gene encoding triose-phosphate isomerase; amino-acid sequence: MVAGNWKMHKTAGEGAILTQNIESLVSGFWDDVDVVVCPPFTALKSVSTVIELDKLTMGLGAQDVYWEPDGAFTGAISTRMLVDLRCDYVIVGHSERREYFGETDESVNKKVRAVFLAGMVPIVCVGESLATREAGDTDAHVRAQVRAALAGVSAEEAARVIIAYEPIWAIGTGRTPTPESANDVSRSIRATVGALFGQPAALSARVLYGGSVKPENASMFFTEPDIDGALVGGAALDAGSFAAIAEAAR
- the whiA gene encoding DNA-binding protein WhiA, which encodes MSFTAEVKDELSRVEPKRQCCPRAELAALVRVEGTLHITGRERYRLEIATETAPVARKTIKLLHGIYDLKTELTVRRSVLHKTNNYLITVVSQPRLPQALNELGILDDSTNLTYGITPRLVRRDCCAIAYLRGAFLGGGFVANPHGDFHFELTAETERLAVDLAALMGRFGIHAKITQRRGLQAVYLKGAEPIVTFLALVGAHRALLRTEDVRIMKSMRNEVNRLVNAETANIQKSAEAAMTQLETIRVLKATRGLGTLPPALRELAELRLEHPDVSLRELGELADPPLSKSAVYHRIRRLEELASKHGAVRE
- a CDS encoding ABC transporter permease, which encodes MTVASAPSRTLWGDAWRRLRTNPFAIAGLVWIAFVVLMALSADLWVPQTFGDPLAVNTTPGASLAPPSLEHPFGTDKLGRDVFSRVVYGARISLTVGVLAVSISLVIGLLLGSLSGYYGRLVDTLVMRSADVFFAFPYILFAIALIAVLGPSYRNVFIAIGILGWPSIARVFRSSILSVKENEYVDAARAMGASDVRIMFRHIMPNAIAPIIVYGTMSVGGAIITEAALSFLGMGVQPPTPSWGLMLSDAKSLMFAAPWLTIWPGFAILTTVLAFVFMGDGLRDALDVKMKD
- a CDS encoding ABC transporter substrate-binding protein, producing the protein MSGRYRTSLALLLVFGLVFSVFGVAGCAPTAPQEPANGEEPSEEPVAGGTFVYYISQPAYIDPVNLQESEGTQVGQVLFDSLVTFDSLTSEVLPAAAESWESNEDATVWTFNLVQGAKFHNGREVTAQDFKYAWERICNPVNESEISYHLAPVKGYDEMQDGTATELSGVRVVDDYTLEVTLNYAFADFEYVVGHPALAPVPAEAVDAGEFGRMPIGNGPFMMSEPWADDQYVKVERFADYYGDAPYIDGIEFKILADSDTAWLEFQQGNIDFTQIPTGQIQATVDQYGESLDGYTLNPGNQVTLGTELATYFLLVNNEVEALSNVDVRRAISLAIDRQAICTTIFEDTREPATGIVPEGIFGFQENGFAYARYDVEEAKSLLEAAGFPGGEGIPTLALAYNTGAGHEDILQLVQNDLKAIGIETELEGMEWAQYLDKLDAKDYEMGRLGWIADYPIMDNFLYPLFKSDSGDNYTGYSNPDIDAKLEEARRTTDDAARIELYREIERTLGEDTPLIPLMFYRHFHIASDRVMDGVYSPKGLFDFDKVWLKQ
- a CDS encoding ABC transporter ATP-binding protein — its product is MPALLEVRDLQTHFTTRDGVVKAVDRVTFTLEPGKTLAVVGESGSGKSVTALSIMRLVAGPKGSVVGGSVLFKGEDILKMDDAGVRSLRGDRIAMIFQDPMTSLNPVFRVGRQIGESLILHKGMSRAEAFERAVELLDVVGIPNPRDRAKEYPHQYSGGMRQRAMIAMALACEPDILIADEPTTALDVTIQAQILELMVAMQQRTGAAIIMITHDLGVVADLADDVMVMYAGRQAEYGQADSVFYDPLHPYTWGLLDSLPRHDVDKKSVLHPITGHPPSLINVPPGCAFHPRCPYAQEICASTEPPVVDVSGGHVSACHFSSDPEFRRGVAVACGEPEVTSA
- the gpmI gene encoding 2,3-bisphosphoglycerate-independent phosphoglycerate mutase, producing MTYGHKPLVLIIMDGYGLADPGPANAIAAAHTPVLDGLFASEPHTRLSASGRAVGLPDGQMGNSEVGHLNIGAGRVVYQELTRIDAAIEDGSIFENLILAETIDATVAAGNAIHFMGLLSDGGVHSHREHLYALVRMAARRGAERIAVHCFLDGRDVSPTSGARFISDLNEFFATTGAGGIATVMGRYYAMDRDERWERIEKAWRAMVLGEGVATEDPLSAVEHSYATGVTDEFVLPIVVHDGDAPVAVVREGDAVVFFNFRPDRARELTRAFVDASFDHFARPRRPKTRFVCLTEYDPTIPAQVAFSKDIPSCVLADVLADSGLRQLHIAETEKYAHVTFFLNGGAEIPKHAEERILIPSPKVPTYDLKPEMSAPEVTEALVRAIEDAKADVYIVNYANCDMVGHTGVFDAAVAAVQTVDACVGRVVEAVRSQGGAVLVTADHGNAECMLESDGSGPFTAHTLSDVPLIAVGTQARALADGGRLCDVSPTVCALLGIEAPQEWTGRNLLVY
- a CDS encoding phosphoglycerate kinase, producing MFDKLTVKDVDVRGKRVLVRVDFNVPLHDGSVADDTRIRASLPTLRYLVDHGARVIVMSHLGRPDGAPDARYSLRPVRRVLQHLIGRNVAFSDEVVGGEAVEAVQRMVDGEILMLENVRFHPGEKANDPAFARELASIGDLYVNDAFGAAHRAHASTAGLASYLPAYAGMLLAREVETLSSMLLTPERPFVAILGGSKVSDKFGVIDRLLECADTLIIGGGMCFTLLVAKGVDVGKSLVEEEWIEPAKAMLAKAAGNGVELMLPVDFVVADEISDDADTVVVGREEIPADSMGLDIGPTTVELFKGAISDAKTVFWNGPMGVFEMKPFESGTKAIAIAVARNTRAVSVVGGGDSVAALKKFDLEERVTFVSTGGGASMKLVEGSVLPGIEALLDA